TGACGTTGTCGAACAGCGAACCGCCGAGATAAAAGCCCTTCTCGTAGCCCTGCATCTTGAAGCCGCGGCCGTCGACGGCGAGCGTCGCGCCTTCCTTGATGCCGATGTCGATGTAGCTCTTGACCTTCTCGACCGCCTCGCGCGTCACCAGCGGACCGTAATCGGCCGAAGGATCGATCGAGGTGCCGATCTTCAGGGACTCGACGCGCGGGATCAGCTTCTCCATCAGCCGGTCGGCGGTGGACTTGCCGACGGGGACGGCGACCGAGACGGCCATGCAGCGCTCGCCGGCCGAGCCGTAGCCTGCGCCGATCAGTGCGTCGACCGCCTGGTCCATGTCGGCATCCGGCATGATGATGGCGTGGTTCTTGGCGCCGCCGAAACACTGGCAGCGCTTGCCGGTCTGCGCGGCGCGCTCGTAGATGTACTGCGCGATGGGCGTCGAGCCGACGAAACCGACGGCCTTGATGTCGGGATCGTCGAGAATGGCATCGACCGCCTCCTTGTCGCCGTTGACGACATTGAGGATGCCGGCCGGCAGGCCCGCCTCGATCATGAGCTCGGCGAGCAGCATCGGCACGCCGGGATCGCGCTCCGACGGCTTCAGGATGAAGGCGTTGCCGCAGGCGATCGCGGGCGCGAACTTCCACATCGGGATCATTGCCGGGAAGTTGAACGGCGTGATGCCGGCGACGACGCCGAGTGCCTGGCGCATGGAATAGATGTCGATGCCGGGGCCGGCGCCTTCGGTGTACTCGCCCTTCATCAGATGCGGGATGCCGCAGGCGAATTCCGCGACCTCGAGGCCGCGCTGGATGTCGCCCTTGGCGTCGGGCACGGTCTTGCCGTGCTCGCGCGCGAGCAGCTCGGCGAGCTTGTCGTAGTCGCGCTGCACCAGCTCCACGAATTTCATCATCACGCGGGCGCGGCGCTGCGGGTTGGTCGCGGCCCACTCGGGCTGCGCTGCGCGCGCATTCTCGACGGCGGCGCGGACCTCGGCCTTGGACGCCAGCGCCACCTTGGCCTGGACGTCACCGGTCATGGGCTCGAAAACGTCGGCGGTACGGCCCGACGTGCCCTTCACTTCCTTGCCACCGATGAAATGTCCGACTGAACGCATGGAATGATCTCCTTGAGGCCGAGCTTGAACGCTTTGACAAATCCTATCGACCTGCATTTATTGGGATTCAAGTCTGAGATAATGCACCATAGATGTGCGAAAATGCTGGATCAAGGCGCTATCGATTGGGACGACTTCCGCTTCGTGCTGGCCATCGTGCGGGGCGGCTCGGTCTCGGCTGCGGCAAAACAGCTCGGCGTCGACCATGCCACGGTGATCCGACGCGTCGACCGGCTGGAAAAGCACCTCTCGGCAAAACTGTTCGACCGGCGCAAGACCGGCTATCTCCTCACCGAGGCCGGCCAGCGCGTCGCCGACAGCGCGGAAGCCATGGAATCGACCATCGTCGCCAACCAGGAGCAAGTCGGCGGGTCGGTGGCCCGGCTGACCGGCACGGTGCGGATCGGCGCGCCTGACGGGTTCGGTACCGCTTTCCTGGCGCCGCGGCTGGCGCCCTTCGCCGACCGGTATCCCGATCTCGATCTGCAGCTTGTGGCCACCGCGCGGCTGTTCAGTCTCTCCAAGCGCGAGGCCGATATCGCCATCAGCCTGACCATGCCGAAGGAAGGCCGCATCGTCGGCCGCAAGCTGCTCGACTACCGCCTCGGTCTCTATGCGGCCCCCACCTATCTCGATCGCTTCCCTGAAATCACCTCGCGCCAGGACCTGACGCAGCACCGGTTCGTCGGCTACATCGAGGAGCTGCTGTTCACCCCGGAGCTCGACTACCTGCCGCAGGTGTCACCCCGGATCTCCGCGCGCTTCCGCAGCGCCAATCTGATCGCCCAGCTCAACGCCACGCTCTCCGGTTTCGGCATCGCGGTGCTGCCCCACTTCATGGCGAGCGATTATCCGCAACTGGTGGCCGTGCTGCCGGAGGAGATCTCGATCACGCGGACGTTCTGGATGCTGATGCATGCCGACAGCAAGGATCTGGCACGAATCCGGGCCGTGGCCGATTACATCGGCGAGATCGTGGAGCGCGAACGGGCGCTGTTTGCGGGGCGGTGAGGCACGGCGCCGACGCGCCTTTGCCCACCCTACGGCAGCTCGCCTAGTTCTTCGTCTTCCTAACAGTTCCAGGCTTTGTCGGCTCCCGCTTGGCGCCATCCAGCGCACTATCCCTGCCCGCCTTCAGTACCTCGTCCGAGAGTTCGCTCGACCCGGCCACGCGGGCCAGCAGCATGGTTCCGGCCATCGTCGCCAACGTCGCGATCGCCTGCTTGCGTGCGGCCTTGCGCGGGATGTTCGGGATGTAGTCCGCCAGCAGCTCGATCATCTCGTCAAGCTTGCCGGCAAATGCCTTGCGCGTCTTCGGGCTCTCGCGGGCGATCTCGGCCCCGAGGGCGGGGATCGAGCAGCCGGTGCCGGGATTGTCGCGGTGCAGCGTGGAGAGATAGCTATCTGCGACCAGCGCCAAACGCTTTTCAGGCGCGGCCTCGTCGGCGAGCTTGCGCCAATGATCCATGGACCGATCCATGGCGTAGGCGAAGGCTTCCATCACCAGCGCCTCGCGAGAGTCGAAATGCGCATAGAAGCCGCCATGGGTCAGGCCCGCCTCTTTCATGAGATCGGCGACGCCGATGCCGTGGGCCCCCTTCTCGCGCAGCCGCACCGAAGCCTTCTTCACGATGCGATCGTGAGTTTCCTGCTTGTGTTCCCGGGAGTAGCGCATGCGGATCTCATTGGATGTCGACGGTCATCTCATAACACGCAAATGACGAAATGGGTGCATTAATTCATGTTAAGTTGCTTCCGATCATGGAAAACGTCGCAGTTGCGTGCACCGCGAGAGCACCCTTGCCGTCCCTGACGAAGCCCTCGGCGTAGCTGGTCTGCCGCCCCAGCTTGATCACCTTCCCTTCGGCCGAGATCAGCCCCGACCGGACCGAGAGCGGGCGCAGGAAGGCCAGCTTCAGGTCGAGAGTGACCGAGCTCCGGCCGGCCTCGAGCCGGGTCGAAATGGCGCAGCCCATTGCGGTATCGAGCAGCGCGGCGGCGGTCGCTCCGTGGATGAGACCGACGGTGTTCTCGAGATCCTCGCGCGGCTCCAGTTCCATGACGATCCGCCCCGGCTCGACCGCCGCCACCGTGAAACCGATCAGCTTCGCGAAGGGCGGCGGCGGCAGCCGGCCGTCGCGAATGCCCTCCATAGCATCCATGCCCGAAAGGCCCATCGCCACTTTCGCCACTGTCGCAGGCACCTGCCACTCCACCACGCGCTCGCGCCGCTGCGCGGGCGAAAACAGGTCGAGTTGATCGCTATCGGTCATGTCAGCCTCTTTATATGATTTATATCATACTATGGTGCGGACTTCGCGATGGCAACTCCATCACCGGACCCGCTTGACAAGCCGGCCGTTTCGCCCCGGAAGTGATCATGACCGGCGCGCCCCGCGCATGGTCCACGAAAGCTTCGAGTGCCACGATGGAAATGCTCAACACCCACTGCGGCGTGACGCGCGACGCGCGCGGCGTCGTCCATGTCGCGATCTGCAACGCCGGCCCGCTCAACATCCTGGGCTCGCCCGTGACCGACGCCGTGCGTGAAGGCCTGCAGCAGCTCGGCTCCGACCGCAGCATCCGCGTCGTGGTGCTGCGCGGCCAGAGTGAAAAGAGCATGATCGGCGGCGCCGACATCAAGGAGATGGCTAGGCTCGACCAGACATCGGCCGAAGCCTTCATCAGCCGCCTGCGCGACCTCTGCGAAGCCGTGCGTGCTTTCCCTGCCCCAGTGATCGCGCGCATGCCCGGCTGGTGCCTCGGTGGCGGGCTCGAGGTCGCCGCGGCCTGCGATTTCCGCATCGCCGCGCATGATGCGCATTTCGGCATGCCGGAGGTGCGCGTCGGCATTCCCTCGGTGATCCACGCAGCGCTCTTGCCACGCCTGATCGGCTGGGCTCGCGCGCGCTGGCTGGTGATGACGGCGGAGAACATCGACGCGCCGACGGCGCTGGCCTGGGGACTGGTCGACAAGGTCGCGGCGGAGGGCGAATTGGACGCGGCCGTCGAGCACGTGGTGAGCGCGTTGCTCGCATGCGGCCCCGAAGCGCTGCGGTCGCAGAAGGCGCTGCTGCGGCAGTGGGAGGAACTGCCGCTGACGGAGTCCGTGAATTTGAGCGTGAAAGTGTTCGGCGAGTCGTTCCTGACAGATGAACCCACGCGCCTGATGCAGGCGTTCGTGAACAGGAAGCGGTAGACCCCCTCGCTGCTGCAATAGGCTTTCCAGAATGAGAATGTTCATGCCTCGGCTCGACCGGCGCATCCAGCACGCCGCAGCGCCAATTGCATGAGCGAGTTCGCCAACGCATTCCTCTGAATACTGGATTGCCCGCTTTCGCGGGCATGTTGACGCCGAAGCCTCGATGTTGGCACCAACTCTCCTTTCGACCGACCAAATCTCATCGGAGCCACGACAATTTCTCATCCCTGGCGCGGTTGCTTCTTTCCGCACCGCATCATATGATGATCATAATTCTATTTCATCACCGAAAGGAGCCTTGGCGCAAAATCCGGACCAAGGCTGAAATTGAGGGAAGTATGTCATTTCAGACTTCCCTTCCCCATGCCATGCTCAAACAATGACGCAGGTCCCTCGGGATCCGCCAAGAACAATGAGGCCCAATGATCTCGAACTGGCTCGCGGCAGCATTGTCCCGCCGCAACATCCATTACGGCTGGGTGATGGTCGGGGTGACCTTCCTCGCTGCGCTGATCAGCGCCGGCACGGTTGGCGCGCCAGGCGTGTTCATCGTCCCCCTGCAGAAGGAGTTCGGCTGGAGCACGGCGGAGATCTCCTCCGCGCTGTCGATCCGCTTCATCCTGTTCGGGCTGATGGCGCCGTTCGCGGCCGCCCTGCTCAACCGCTACGGCCTGCGCAACGTCACGCTGATCGCGCAGTTGGTCGTGGTCTCGGCGCTGGTGCTCTCGCTCGGCATGACCGAGGTCTGGCAGCTCATTGCGCTGTGGGGCGTGGTGGTCGGCCTCGGTACCGGCATGACCGCGATGGTGCTGGGCGCCACCATCGCGACGCGCTGGTTCGCCGCGCGGCGGGGGCTCGTTATCGGTATCCTGACCGCGAGCGTCGCCACCGGCCAGCTCGTGTTCCTGCCGCTGCTGGCGAGCCTCACCGAACGCTACGGCTGGCGGCTTGCGCTCGGCTTCGTCTGCATCATGCTCGGCGTCTCCGCCCTGGCCATCCTGCTCGTGATGCGCGACCGTCCGGGCGATCTGGGCCTGCGCCCGTTCGGCGACGAAGGCACCACACCCCTGCCCGCCCCGCCTGTCAGCCATGGCTCGATCACGGGCGTTGCGCTCGGCACGCTGCGCGACGCTTCGAAATCGACGACGTTCTGGATCCTGTTTGCGACGTTCTTCGTCTGTGGTGCATCGACCGCCGGCCTCGTGCAGGTGCATCTGATCCCGATGTGCCTCGATTTCGGCATCCCGCAGGTACAGGCCGCGAGCCTGCTCGCCGCGATGGGCGTCTTCGACTTCGTCGGCACCATCATATCGGGCTGGCTGTCGGACCGCTACGACAACCGCTGGCTGCTGTTCTGGTACTACGGCCTGCGCGGGCTCTCGCTGATCTTCCTGCCCTTCAGCGATTTCTCGTTCTACGGCCTCTCGATCTTCGCGATGTTCTACGGCCTCGACTGGATCGCGACGGTGCCGCCGACGGTGCGGATCACCGCGCAGAAATTCGGACCCGAGCGCGCCAATCTGGTGTTCGGCTGGATCTTTGCCGGCCATCAGCTCGGCGCTGGCGCGGCCGCCTTCGGCGCCGGTTTGTCGCGAACGGTCTATCAGAGCTACTTGCCTGCATTCTTCATTGCCGGTGCGCTCTGCGTGTTCGCCGCGCTGATCGTGCTGGCGCTGTCGCGGCAGCCGAAGGCGCAGCCGGCGATGGCATAAGCAGCGGAGCAAGCTGCGTCGTCGCATTCTCTCGCGCTTCGCTCGCAGACACATCTTCGCGTTCTCGCGGCTCATTTCGCCCGAGCTTTGCTCTCTTCGTTGCGCCCTTCTTGAGAAAGGGCGCAGGGAAGGCCGGGCGCCGGCTGGCACCCGCGGTCCCGTGTGCGAACAAGATGCGCACGGGGTGGACTACAGGTGACGCCGGAACGCCCGGCCTTCCCTGCGCGAATGGTTTTACGGCTTATGGCGTGCTCTCCCCGGGGAGCGATGCACTATTGCCCCGTCGTCTTGCGGATGGCTGATGCGCGAACCCGGTTGGGCCGCCGCAATCACCGCAACACTTGACGCACAGACCCCGGGCGTCAGGACCACACGATTTTGCCGTCCGCGCACATCCTCAGCTCCTGTCCGCGACGGCTGGCGTGCGCTCGCCATCGCGGCCGAACGAAGACGCTGTCAGCGCCGTGTCGTATCGCGCGAGCCGCTGCTCACGGGGATTCCCGCCCTGCAAGCTGCCCGGCGCGCCGACGCCGTCGCGGCCACCGCCTCCCGGCCCGCGTCTCATGACGATCGCGAAACGCCCCTTGTGGCGGGCGGGATATGTCGACGTCTACGCCAATTCCGAATTCTTGTAAAGCGAATTCTTGATTGGGTGGCGATCGGGCGACGAGAGATTACGCTGGACCGATCCACCCGGCCGCGGGCACGCGAACAAAAATGCGAAAACAACCCCATGCACAGTAGCCGAGGCATGAGAGATCAATGACTTGGCGGGGAAGGAGTGTGCGGCTGCAGTGCACATCGAACCAAGAAGGACGAGGCGTGCGCGCCGTGGGCGGCAACAAGTGATGTGCCATAGCGCCCGCCCTCAATCGGGACCCGGCATATGGCCTGCGAACTGCGGATAACATTCGCACAGTTCCTCGCGGATCCTCCCCCGGATCAGAGCCAGCGTCGCCTCGTCCGGCACCGGCGTCGTGGCCTCGCATCGCTCGTTGTCGTACGCGAAGCCCGTCGTGCCGCGAATGTCGCGCCAATCGAAGCCGGGATGCGTGCTCTCGAGGCGAAAACGTCCCGCCTCCCGCTCGAAGGAAAACAACGCCGCATTGGTCAGCAGCGCATGAGGCCCGCCCCGCCGATAAACCGTTTCGTCGGTCACGCCCGGCGCGGACACGAAGTCGACGCGCTCGACCAGGGATCGCAGGCTGTGCTCTTCACGGAACAGAATGACGCGCGGAACGAGGAAATACAGGTAGGCGGAGCCGAACGAGCCGGGCCATCGGACCGGATTGTTCGGATAGTCCCCGGTGCCGACGAGGTTGATGTTGCCCTGGCCGTCGATCTGGCCTCCGCCGAGAAAGAAGGCGTCGAGGCGCCCCTGCGCGGCGCAATCGAACAGCTCCTCGGCCCCGCCGGTGAAGGAATTGTGCTTGACCGACCCGAGGATCGAGACCTGCACGTGCTCCAGTCCGTCACGCTGGTTGATCGCACGCAACAGCATCGCTCCAGCCGCCGGCATCGGCGACGATTGACCGACCGCAACATGCCGCACGCCCTTCAGCAGCCGCGAGATCGTGTAGATCATCAACTCACGGCTGGTGCACGCCTCACTCATGCGACGCTCCTGGCCTCCCGGACGTAGGCCAAAAATCCTTCCGGCGAGCGCGCCGCTCGCGCGTATTTCTCGATCTCCTGCCCATCCCTGGGATACTCGGCGTAAAGCCCCGTGGGCCACCCACCGTTTTCAAGCTGCGCCACCGCACTCACGTAGATCGCGGGCAAGACCCCCGCAGCCATCTTCTCGTCGTCGAGCAACGACACCTCGGATATGCGCTCGACAGTCACGAAGGCCTTCTTCGACGCATGCGCCAGCAACATCACCTCGCGCCGACGCCCCAGCCGAACGTTGCCGAACCGGTCCGCTTCAGGCGCATGAAACAACGCGATGTCGGGCTGGATCGCGGAGACCACGACGATCTTCTCGCCATCGTCGAACGGGTTGGACATCACCTTCCAGTCGTCTCGCTTCTCCAGGACGTCGCTACCGATGATGCCGCGGATCGGCATGAACGGAACTCCCTTCTCCGCGGCCGTCAGGCCCGCGAACACGGCGGGACAAGTGGCGTCGCGGAGGCGAATGGATCCGTCGCGGACAGCCCGGTTGAAACAGGGCGCACCGCCCGCCTCGCCGAGACTGACCGCACTCGTCTCCAGCGTTGCCACGGCGCCGGCGCCGACCAGCATATCGACCTGCATGCCGCCGATCGGCGCACAGACGACATGGAGATCGCGAATGCCTCGATCGATCAGCATCCGGACCAGGCCGGGAGACGCGCCGTAGTCGTCCGGCGCCAAACCGAGCTTGCACCCCGACGGAATCATCTCCGCCATCTTCTGCGGCGTTACGAAGTCTGTCATCTCTTCACCTCTCCCAATCAAGACGCCGATCGAACACGGTCAACTTCCGGATTCGTTCGCAGCACCTGGGCCGCGCTGCCCCCGATCGTGAACATGCGGATTCGGTCAGCCGCGTCCCATGCTGTAGAATTCCGAGTTCGGACGCATGCTGGTGACGTTGGCAATCCGGTTGGAGAGGCCGAAGAAAGCCGAGATCGCTGCAATGTCCCAGATGTCTTCTTCCGTGAAGGCGTGCGATTTCAGAGTGGCGAAATCGGCTTCGGACACCTTGTAGGCCTCGGTCGAGACGCGGACGGCGAAGTCGAGCATCGCCTTCTGCCGGTCGGTGATATCAGCCTTGCGATAATTGACTGCGACCTGATCGGCGACCAGCGGATCCTTCGCCCGGATGCGCAGGATCGCGCCATGCGCGATGACGCAATACTGGCATTGATTGAGATTGCTGGTCGCAACCACGATCATCTCCCGCTCGGCCTTGGTGAGATTGCCGGGCTTGTCCATCAGCGCATCGTGGTAGGCAAAGAACGCGCGAAACTCGTCCGGCCGATGCGCGAGCACGAGAAAAACGTTCGGGATGAAGCCGGACTTCTCCTGGACGGCCAGGATACGGGCCCGGATGTCGTCTGGCATGTCGGCCAGATCAGGAACGGGGAAGCGACTGATGGCAAGTGCCTGGGTCATGAGGTGAATATCCTTGGGGCTGGACGATGGAAATCGCCACGATCACGCGTTCCGCGCCGCGCCAGCCATGGGAGGGTCCGCAACGGGCAATCCTACCTCTGAGTAGTCATATCATGAAGAGGCGCGCAAGCGCCGCGTCGAAGGACGCGGCGCACGCTCAGTTCGCGCAAAATGGAGGCTGGGGGGCCCTGCCGGCTCGGGCGGGGACTAGCAGATCTTCTGCTGCAAGTGCTGGACGCAGGTGCAGGTGGTCACCCCCGGTCCGTATTTGATGTCGTAAAAGGGAAAGCTCGAGGAGTTGGTCGAGCAGCGCGGGAACAGATAGTAGCTGTCGGACAGCTTGACAGTGCCCGCGATGGCGCCGCCGAGGTTGGGCTTGTAGTCGTAGGACACCTCGCTCAGGATGAGGGAGATCTTGGCATTCTTGGTGCCGCCCGCAGCGGTAAAGGCCGACAAGGTCATCGCGGCACCCGGCGTTCTCGCCCCTGACGCGTTGGTCGACTTGCTCCATCGCACCGTCGCGTTGCCGCTGGTGTCGGTCGAGACTTCCGAGACGGTGATCGTCATCAAGGGAGTGCTGCCATTCTTGGTGGGATATGGAGCCATGATGGCACTGGCAGCCGCGAGGATGCCGTCCATCTGGGCCTCGCTGACCTGCGTGTTCTGCGTGACCATGTCGGCGACACTGTGCGCGGTCGCGCTGACCTTGACGTTCATGGAAAGGCCGGTGCCGAGCTCGACGCCACCGAGATAGAGCACCAGCATGAACGGCGTCACGATGGCGAACTCCGTCGCTGCGACGGCGCGGACATCGGTCAACAGGTGCCGGGCGCGAGACGTCAGGGCGGAGATCATCAGGTAGCTCCTGGCTCGTTCTGGAACGCGGCGGTCGACATGATCAGCCGGTTGCCGTTGCTGAGGTTCGAGAGGTTGAAACCGAGTGGACCGAGCACGACCGGCCACACATACATGACGCGGAGCACGACGATGTCGCCGGCATTACCCGGGTTGTATTGCCAGGTATTGGTGACCTTGCCGGACCCGTCGTAGGTCAGGGCGGGCATTCCCGTGTTCGCCGACGTCCACGAGGTCGCCACCTGCATATCGATCATCAGGCCGCTGCAGTTGAACAGGATGACGATCTGGTCGCAAACCTTCTGTTTGAAAACCGCCTCGCTCATCTGCGCAGATTGAACCTGTCCGGTCATGACCAGGCGGCCCGACTGGCGCACGACGGTTTCGAGCATCTGCTGGGCGAAGAAGACCAGAAACGTCTGGATCAGCGCGATGATGAGCGCGAGAAACGGCGCGGCGACCAGCGCGAACTCCACGGCCGTGGCACCCCTGCTGTCCCGCGCGAATGCGGCGCACCGATTGCGGCGTCTCATTGTTGTCTCGGCTGGGCCGGTCATGACGCGTCTCTCTACTTCACAAGGCTGGCCGTACTGGACGCGACCTTGAGGAACAGGTTCGTCAGCGCCTCGGAAATATCACCGCCGGTCTGAACGCTCGCATACAAACCAGGCGAGGCGCATGACTGCAGCCTCTGAGCGATCTGGCCTGTGGACGAGGACGGATTGTTGAACTGCGCGATACGGCTGTTGTACCAGCCGTCGGTCGGCAATTGCAGGTATTCGGTGTAGAGCACCGCGATGCGGATGCCACGGTTCTTGATCGTCGTGCAGGCCGCCGTGTTAAGCGGCTGCTGACAGCGGACTTGGGTGCTGCCGACGGTCGGAAGCGGATAGGTGGCGTTCGGATCGCAGCTTGCGGACTTCAGGATCAGCTTGTCTTCGACCCCGTCGGTGACGAGAAATACCACTTCCTGCGGCGTATCGCCGGCCTGGTTGGTGCCGCTGCCGGGCGCGGGCATGATGTTGTTGACACCCGTGAGCCCGCCCGCGATGTCCGAGCCGTAGTCGGTGGAACATTGGTTGATGATGACGCAGTTCTGGTGATCCACCGGCATCAGCTGAATGTTGGCGATCTGCGTCCCGGCGGTCGTCGGCGTCGTCAGCGTCTGGACCGTGTTCAATTTGTAGTCAAAGGTGTAGAGGGCAGCCTTGTACGTCGTGTTGTTGAGCGCGGCCATGCACTGCATGACGCCGCCCGAAACGCCCGATTGCGGGCACGTCCATGGCCCCACCATCAATTGTTTGACGGCATTGGTTACGAGATCGATGCGCAGCGTGATGTTGTTGGCGCGTGCAACGGTGAGATTGTCCTTGTTCGACGAGCTCGGGTTCTGGTTATTGGGATGAACCTCATGGCACGCGAACGCACAGTTCCTAGCATAGGACGGCTGGTTCTTCGTTGCCGTGATCATGTTGTTGATGTCGGCCTGCGTTGCCCCAAGCGCCATCGATGGCGAGACGTCCAGCAGCATATAGAAGTTCATGTTGGGCGCGCTTGATGCTCGCGCCGTCGCGGAGCCGCCGACCTGCCAGGTCTGCTTGCCGAGGACGCCGGGAAAATTATTGACGGACTGCGCGGTGTAAGAAACCGTGATGGTCCGCGCGAGACCGGAATCGGTGACGGTGACAGTCGGCGACGGAACAGAAGCCAGGCCGGGAAGATTCGCCTTCGCGGCGAACACAGCTTCCGCGGTCGCCTTGACCACTGCGGTGTCGGTCTGCGTCAGCATCGCCGGCCGCACGGCAGCGATTGCGGCGGCGTCGGCGGCCGCGTCCAGCTGCTCGCGCTTGCGCGA
The nucleotide sequence above comes from Bradyrhizobium sp. NDS-1. Encoded proteins:
- a CDS encoding TadE/TadG family type IV pilus assembly protein; this encodes MLRRAVLCFATDRKANVAIIFALTLVPIVFLLGMTLDYTLASRKREQLDAAADAAAIAAVRPAMLTQTDTAVVKATAEAVFAAKANLPGLASVPSPTVTVTDSGLARTITVSYTAQSVNNFPGVLGKQTWQVGGSATARASSAPNMNFYMLLDVSPSMALGATQADINNMITATKNQPSYARNCAFACHEVHPNNQNPSSSNKDNLTVARANNITLRIDLVTNAVKQLMVGPWTCPQSGVSGGVMQCMAALNNTTYKAALYTFDYKLNTVQTLTTPTTAGTQIANIQLMPVDHQNCVIINQCSTDYGSDIAGGLTGVNNIMPAPGSGTNQAGDTPQEVVFLVTDGVEDKLILKSASCDPNATYPLPTVGSTQVRCQQPLNTAACTTIKNRGIRIAVLYTEYLQLPTDGWYNSRIAQFNNPSSSTGQIAQRLQSCASPGLYASVQTGGDISEALTNLFLKVASSTASLVK